From the Kineosporia sp. NBRC 101731 genome, the window CAGCCGCCAGGTCACGATGACCGCGCACGTGCGCCCGCAACAGGTCAGCGAGCTGCCCGCGACCTCCCCGCTCGGCGAGCACCCCGAGCGCGAGGCCGGGGAACCGGCCCGCGGACTCCAGGAGCGCGGCCTCGGCGGACGGCCGCCCGGCCCGGTCGGCGAGCGCGCGCACGGCGGCCTCCGACGGCATCTGGGCGATCGCCTCCAGCAGACGCTGCCCGTCGTCGCCCGCCGAGCGGTCGCCGTCCAGCCAGCGCAGGAACATCTCCAGTGCCTGGGTGCCCAGGGCGTCGAGCAACGTGGCGATGTAGTGCGGGGAGGCCTTCACCGCGCCCTGGAACGTGTAGCCGGAGGAGAACGTACGGTCGAGCAGCGCCAGCTGGTCCGGCTCGGTCAGGCACTGGGTCAGGGCGATACCGCGGTAGACGTCGTGCTGCTGGAGCGCGGCGTCGAGGTCGGCGGCCACCCAGCCGGCCTGCGTGGGCACGAGCAGTGACGTGCCGAACCGGTGGTACTCGTGCCGTGACCGGTACCCGGCGAGAATCTCGACCACCCGGGCGTACTCAGCCTCCGGAGCGGCGGCCAGCGCCGTACGCACCCGCCAGGCCGGCAGCAGCTCGGGAGTGGCCCACCAGCGGCGCTGCACGATCTCGCCCGCCCGCAGGAACCGCAGGTCGTGGCCGCTCTCGGAGAAGGTCAGCGCGAGCAGCTCGACCGCCGCCGCGGCGGCGAAGGCGAGCCCTCGCTCGGCGATCCAGACATCGGCGAAAGGAGCGGTGTAGCAATCCCGGTCGCGATTCATCAGGGCTGCGGCCACCACCGCGGCGCCCAGGGGTGAGGCGTCGGCCGCACCGTCGCGCCAGGCGTGGGCCGCCCGTAGCAACGGCTCGTTCCCGGGCCCGGCGAACAGCAGCAGCCGGTCGAGGTAGTTACCGGACTGCTCGAGGTACTCGTCGACGGTGCCCCGGGCCGTGGGCACCGCCGTGACGGGACTGACCCCGAGCGTGCCCCGGCGGGGGTACACCTGGTGCTGCCAGGCAGCGGTGAGCTCGAAGTCGCGCATCGAACCGGAAATCCCTCATCGTGTCGTCGCTGCTTGCTTGCGGCCCGCAGACTAGCCACGACCTACGACAAAACCGGAATACCGCCCTGGACCCTCATTCCGTCAACCCGGTGAGATCGTTCAGGATCTCGGAGACCGCCAGCCGGTCGACGGGCCCGAGCTGGAGGGGATGATCCTCACGGGAGAAGGGATGGGTGCCGCTCGCGTGCACGCGCACCAGGTCGAGCGTCTGCTCCTCCCACTCGGTGGGCATCCCGATGACGAATCCGGGATCGAGGGCGATCGTGCCGGTCACCCCGGAGGGGAAGGAGATGTCGATGGAGCCCTGGATCCCGGCGTCCATCGGCGCCTCCCGCCGCCAGCCCCGGCGTTCCAGGCCCAGCACCTTCGCGGCCGGGATCTTGCTGCCCTCGAACCGCTTCAGGATCCCGGTCTCCAGTTCGGGCCCGGTGAGTGTGTGCACCGGCCGGGCGAGCTGGGGGAATGGCTGCAGCAGTTCGTAGTCGGCGAAGAGCTCCGCCCACGGCGCAACCTGGGACCCCAGCGGCAGGGGATGTGCCACACCGATCACCGCGTCGTCGGCCAGCAGCACCTCGTCGTCCAGGACGTCGGCGAAGGTGCGGTCCTCGGCCACCCGCAGCGCACCGGTGAGGTGGCCGTCGGCGTCGTAGAGCCCCCAGACCAGCCGCCGCACGACGTGCCCCAGCAGCGGGTGCCCGACGAACAGTTGCCGGAACTCGGCCCCGCTCCAGCGGCGTCCCCTCACCATCGCCTGTTCCAGGCGCAGGATCGCGTCGGCCCCGATCTTGCGCACGTCTTTCTTCAGGGCCGAGAACTGCTGGTACGCGGCCGGAGCCAGATCCGGGTCATCCTTCGCACCCGGCTTGGGCAGGTTCTTCAGCCGCTTGCCCGCCGCATAGGTCACGAACGGGCGCAGTTGCTCGTCGAACCCGACCACGAACTGCCGCGGCCCGTAGTCCAGGACGGTGGTGCCGTCGGCCGCCAGCCCCAGACCCGGCACCACACGGTCGGCCAGCTGGTCGGCGGTGAGCCCGAGATCGGCCGCTACGGAACCCATCTTCTCCTGGGCCGCGTTCTTCAGGCCCTTGAACTTCGCCCGCTGGGCAATGGTGTGCAGGTGCATCAGGGACACGTCGGAACCGATGGCGGCCAGCACGTTGACCCCGGCGACCGCACGGGCGTGACCACCCTCACCGGGCCAGGCCAGGATCAGCGGGGTCAGCTTGCGCACCACCTCGTCGTCGCCGGCCAGCGCCAGACCGTCGAGCACCCAGTTCTCCTTCGCCACCGCGCCCTCCGCCAGCCAGCGCCCGAACAGGGCCCAGGCGAAGGCCGGGAGGTCGGGCGCGGCCAGGCTCTGGCGCACGATCTCCAGCCCGGCGTAGGGCTGCTCGATGCGGCTCAGCGCGAAGACGGTGATCAGGTGCTCGACGGCGGACGCGGGCAACACCCCCGAACCGTCTCGCAGCCGGGGCTGGGGCAGCCGCTCCGTGCGGGCCCAGGACGCAAGGGCGGGGATCCGGGCCGGTAGATCCATCAGGGGATCCCGGGCGAGCAGCACCTCGATCGCCGCCGCGGCCTCGTCGCCGTAGTCCCGTCCGGCCGAGCGCACCGCATCGGCGTGACCGTGGGAAGCCATCAGCAGGAGGGCGTTCTCGGCCTGACGCCGGGGCGCACCGGCCTTCCCCAGCGCCGGGGGCACCAGGGCCCGGGCCGCCGGGAGCGGGCGCCGCAGCAGCCACGCGGAGGCCATCCCCCGCACACTCTTCAGCCGGGTCAGCCAGTCGGCCATGCGCACCGCGACCGCGGGTGAGAAGAACGGGCCGAGTACCGCCGCCACCTCGACCGGGGAGCCCGGGGCCCGGCACATCAGGGCGGGTAGCGCCGCGATGCCGAAACGAGCTGCGATCGGACGCAACTCGGACCGGTCGGAGTAATCACCCGGAACCCAGCCGGCCACCAGGGGCGCCGCGAGATCGAACGGGGCCTCGATCAGGAAGCTCGGCGCCTCCCAGCGGGAGAGGTTTTCCCGTAGCTCACCGGCCCGCTGCTCCCACTGCTGGCGGCTGTCACCGGCGGAGTAGGGCGACCAGACGTCGGGCGAGCGCCGACCGAACGTCTCCTGCTCCCCTTCCCGCCAGGTCACGACGGGCTCGTCGGTGGCGGACAGACCTTCGAGAACGACCGGCCTGGGTGCCTTCACCCGGTGCAGCCACGGTGGCGAGACCAGCAGCGGCGGCAATGTCCGCGTAGGGGCCTCGGTGATCGCGTCGAACTCGTCGAGCAGGGCCCGCACCCTTCCCGCCGCCTCGGCCGGCAGCGTCGCCACCTGCCCGGCGGCCAGCTCCCGGTGCCGGCGCACGTGCAGCCGCAGCAGTTCATCGAGCTTGCGGCGATCACCGCCCACCGCGAGCACCCCCAGCGCCGGACCGGGCAGCCGCCCGGCCGCCTCCAGCAGGACCGGCTCCACCCCGCCCACGGTGGCGCGATCGGCGAGAACGCGCAGAACCCTCTCGTCGGGGATCTGGGCCAGCGCCTCGAGCAGGCGCTGCCGGGACTCCGGAGCCGTCTCACCGTCGAACCAGCGCATCAGCACCTCGACCGCGTCCCGGCCGAGGAAGTCCACCACGCCGGCGAGGAACCAGGCGCTCGAGGCCAGGACGCCCCGGACCGTGCCGAACGCACCGTCTACCCGTTCCAGCTGCTGCCGCGTGGACAGCGACAGGATCAGGCTGACAGCACCCTGCGGGTCGTGCTCGGCGATGAGGAGATCGAGAGACTCCTGCACCCAGGCGGTCTCGGTCGGCACGAGCAGCGACGTGGCCATCCGGTGGTATTCGGACCGCGATCGCAGGCCCGCCAGAACCTCGACGATCGCGGCGTACTCGGCCTCGGGAGCGCCGGCCAGCGCCGCGCGCACCCGCCACTGCACCTGCAGGAATCGCCAGAAGTACCAGCCGGCGCCCCGCCCGGGCCCCAGGAACCGGATGTCCTCGTGGGGCACGGTCAGACCCAGCAACTCGACGGCCGCCTCCGCGGCGAACCGCAACCCCCGCTCCGCGATCCAGGCATCAGCGAAAGGTGCCTCGTAGAGGTCGGTCCGGTGCCGCATCAGCGCCCGGGCGATCGCCGCCGCCCCGAGCGGCGGCGTGTCGGGATCCCCCGCCAGCCAGGCCTGCGCAGCCTCACGGATCTCGCTCCCACTGGCCTGTACCACCCGGTCGAGATGCTCACGGACCTCAGCCGTGTACGCCTCGATCCGGGCGCGCGCCTGCGGCGCCGGCACGAGGGCCTCCACCCCCAGGCTGCCGCGCCGGGGGTACAGCTCGCGCTGCCAGGCCGAGGTGAACTCGAAGTCGCGCATGGACCGGGATTCCTCATCTGTCGTGGCTGCATCCTTGCGGCCCGCACATTAGCCACGAGGTACGAAAGAATCGGGAAAAATACCTATGAGCTGCCGATTGCCTCCAGCAGCCGCCCGGTCCGGTCGTCGGTGAGGCTGAACCGATATGGGCAACGTGTCGCAGGTGGTGCCGGCGATCCATCCCTACATCGGGATCGACTCGTTCCCGGCGCTGAACCACCAGCCGGAGTTCGCCGCCGCCTGCGTCGGCGCCGACGCCGAGAAGGCCCTGCTCGACGCCGCTACCGCCCTGGCCTGGACCGCGCTGGACATCGCCGCACTTTCCTAGGATCCGCACAGCCTGCAGGCGTATCATGGACGGCGGTTACCGGCCGGACCTGACCGGAAACCGCCGTTCACAGGTGACTTTCAGACGGAGATCAGGATGGCCAGCGGACGCGCGACACGTGAGGCACGCCAGCAGAAGGTGACCGAAAGGCGTCTGGCCGTGGCCCGGGCCGAGGCCATGCGCCGGGCCCTGTGGATCGGCAGCCTGGTGACGCTGCTGGTGGTGGCCGCATGCACCGGGTTGCTCATCTGGCAGTGGTGACGCGGCTCAGGCCTCGTACCAGCGCGGAATGATCGCCGCCTGGCCCACCCGGGTGCCGTCGTCCTGGACCAGGTTCCAGACCGTGGCATCGTCGATCCAGAACCGCCGGCCCGACTTCGCCACGCGGGGGCCGCGGTACCCGCTCGCGTAGCCCCGGTCCTGCACGCCCTCCAGCAGTTCCTCGCGGGTGCGGCGGTCGTCCTGCCCCGCCGACAGCCGGGAGGGCAGGCCGCTGAACTCGTCCCAGGAGTACTCGAACAGCCTCTGCGCCGTGAGATTCGCGTAGACGAAGAGGGGATCGGGCGAGGTGTCGTGGGCCAGCAGGCCGAACGACGCCTCGTAGAGCCACCCGGCCGCGTCCACCCCCTCCGGCACGAGGGGTTCTCCCACCGAGGTGGCATAACTGGAGGCCAGCAGTTCGGCGAACGGTGCGTCGCGCGTGCTCATCCCGCCGAGTTTAGAGAGCCGTGCCGAGGTTCTGGTAACTGATCAGGAACCCGGCCGCCACCACGGCCGTCAGCCCGAGGGCCAGGGTGATGTCCAGCGACGTCTGCAGGCGGCGGACGGCCATCCAGGCCGCCAGGCCCAGCCCGGTCAGGCCGCTCAGCGTCCAGTAGAACGGGCTGGTGCTGTCGGCGACGACGGTCAGGCCGTAGACCGCCTCCCCGACGGCGATCCCGGCCAGGGCGGCGGTGGCCAGGGCGGCACGCAGGTCACGCTCACGCAGCCAGGCCGCGGCCAGCCCGACGAAGGGGCCCACGACGACACCGACGAGGCAGAACAGGGTCGGGTCGTAGGTGTAGCCGCGCAGGGCCGAAGCCAGGGTGTAGCCGAGGGTGAGAAGTACGAAGCTCGCAGCCCCCAGGAGTGCCGAGGGTAGCGGCGCGGACCGGAACCCCAGGAGCAGCAGCACCGTGATGATCGTCCAGCCACTGGCCGAGTTGGCCAGCGAGCTGATCACGCCGGGAAGGAAGCCCTGGGCGTAGGAGGTCACGGCGCCGAGCACGAAGCTGGACGCCACGACCCCGGACACCGCGCCCGCCCGGCCGCTGGTGTCGCGCACGACGGGGACGCCGCGCTCGTCGGTGGTGGAGAACATGCCCCCATCCTCGTCCGGAAGGCTGTGCCGCGCGTCAGACCACGGTCGCGATCTGCTGTCCCCCGGAACGATCCCGTCCTACCTGAGGTGGAGACGTAGCTGTGGATCAGCCATGAACGAGGCCTGCTCCCCGATACCCGGGAACACATCGGGCGGGTGGGTAGGTTAGCCTCACCTTCGTGAGCCTGCCCTTACCCAGTGCGGAGATGAACCCCGCGCTCTCCGGTACCGATCTGACCCTCGGATATGACGGCAAGACCGTCGTCCGGGACGCCCGGATCGCCCTGCGGGCCGGACGGGTCACGGCTCTGATCGGCCCGAACGGCTCGGGCAAGTCCACCCTGCTGCGTTCCCTGGCGCGGTTGCACACCCCGCAGGCCGGACGGGTCACGCTCGGCGACGGGCTCGAGGCCCGCACCCTGCACCCCAAGGACTTCGCCCGCCGCGTCACCCTGCTCACCCAGTCCCGCCCCACCCCCGGCGGGGTGCGGGTCAAGGACGTCGTCGCGTACGGGCGCCACCCGTACCGAGGACGTTTCGGCAGTGGGGACGAGAACGGGGCGGCCGTGGTGCAGCGGGCCCTGGAGCAGACCGGCGTGGCCACGATGGCGGAACGCCCGGTGGACGAGCTGTCCGGCGGCGAACTGCAGCGGGTCTGGCTGGCCACCTGCCTGGCCCAGGACACGCACGTGGTGCTGCTGGACGAACCGACCACCTTCCTCGACCTCCGCTACCAGGTCGAGATCCTCGACATCGTGCGGGATCTCGCCGACGAGCACAACGTTGCGATCGGTGTGGTGCTGCACGACCTGAACCAGGCCGCCGCCGTGGCCGACGAGGTGGTCCTGCTGCATGCGGGAGTCGTCCGGGCCACCGGCACCCCGGCGCAGGTGTTCACGGCCGACCTGATCAGTGAGGTGTACGGGCTACGGATCGACGTCGAGGTCGACGAGCACGGCACCGTCCGCACCAGCCCGGTCGGACGGCACACGAACCGGCGAGCACGCCAGCTCAGCCGGTAATTCCACCCCATCCCCAGAA encodes:
- a CDS encoding DUF4132 domain-containing protein; protein product: MRDFEFTSAWQRELYPRRGSLGVEALVPAPQARARIEAYTAEVREHLDRVVQASGSEIREAAQAWLAGDPDTPPLGAAAIARALMRHRTDLYEAPFADAWIAERGLRFAAEAAVELLGLTVPHEDIRFLGPGRGAGWYFWRFLQVQWRVRAALAGAPEAEYAAIVEVLAGLRSRSEYHRMATSLLVPTETAWVQESLDLLIAEHDPQGAVSLILSLSTRQQLERVDGAFGTVRGVLASSAWFLAGVVDFLGRDAVEVLMRWFDGETAPESRQRLLEALAQIPDERVLRVLADRATVGGVEPVLLEAAGRLPGPALGVLAVGGDRRKLDELLRLHVRRHRELAAGQVATLPAEAAGRVRALLDEFDAITEAPTRTLPPLLVSPPWLHRVKAPRPVVLEGLSATDEPVVTWREGEQETFGRRSPDVWSPYSAGDSRQQWEQRAGELRENLSRWEAPSFLIEAPFDLAAPLVAGWVPGDYSDRSELRPIAARFGIAALPALMCRAPGSPVEVAAVLGPFFSPAVAVRMADWLTRLKSVRGMASAWLLRRPLPAARALVPPALGKAGAPRRQAENALLLMASHGHADAVRSAGRDYGDEAAAAIEVLLARDPLMDLPARIPALASWARTERLPQPRLRDGSGVLPASAVEHLITVFALSRIEQPYAGLEIVRQSLAAPDLPAFAWALFGRWLAEGAVAKENWVLDGLALAGDDEVVRKLTPLILAWPGEGGHARAVAGVNVLAAIGSDVSLMHLHTIAQRAKFKGLKNAAQEKMGSVAADLGLTADQLADRVVPGLGLAADGTTVLDYGPRQFVVGFDEQLRPFVTYAAGKRLKNLPKPGAKDDPDLAPAAYQQFSALKKDVRKIGADAILRLEQAMVRGRRWSGAEFRQLFVGHPLLGHVVRRLVWGLYDADGHLTGALRVAEDRTFADVLDDEVLLADDAVIGVAHPLPLGSQVAPWAELFADYELLQPFPQLARPVHTLTGPELETGILKRFEGSKIPAAKVLGLERRGWRREAPMDAGIQGSIDISFPSGVTGTIALDPGFVIGMPTEWEEQTLDLVRVHASGTHPFSREDHPLQLGPVDRLAVSEILNDLTGLTE
- a CDS encoding MEKHLA domain-containing protein codes for the protein MSTRDAPFAELLASSYATSVGEPLVPEGVDAAGWLYEASFGLLAHDTSPDPLFVYANLTAQRLFEYSWDEFSGLPSRLSAGQDDRRTREELLEGVQDRGYASGYRGPRVAKSGRRFWIDDATVWNLVQDDGTRVGQAAIIPRWYEA
- a CDS encoding DUF6518 family protein translates to MFSTTDERGVPVVRDTSGRAGAVSGVVASSFVLGAVTSYAQGFLPGVISSLANSASGWTIITVLLLLGFRSAPLPSALLGAASFVLLTLGYTLASALRGYTYDPTLFCLVGVVVGPFVGLAAAWLRERDLRAALATAALAGIAVGEAVYGLTVVADSTSPFYWTLSGLTGLGLAAWMAVRRLQTSLDITLALGLTAVVAAGFLISYQNLGTAL
- a CDS encoding ABC transporter ATP-binding protein; translation: MNPALSGTDLTLGYDGKTVVRDARIALRAGRVTALIGPNGSGKSTLLRSLARLHTPQAGRVTLGDGLEARTLHPKDFARRVTLLTQSRPTPGGVRVKDVVAYGRHPYRGRFGSGDENGAAVVQRALEQTGVATMAERPVDELSGGELQRVWLATCLAQDTHVVLLDEPTTFLDLRYQVEILDIVRDLADEHNVAIGVVLHDLNQAAAVADEVVLLHAGVVRATGTPAQVFTADLISEVYGLRIDVEVDEHGTVRTSPVGRHTNRRARQLSR